A stretch of the Bradyrhizobium arachidis genome encodes the following:
- a CDS encoding FAD-binding oxidoreductase, producing MKNFGKFKAGVSAVAVLVALFGVYGFRKLQALAADPTGPKDCRPAADLGEQGKIDLDKVRAIAPLQGVKWSQLGGSINDASCLNRTEIYGVVEIRSVDDIAKTLAFARDNKLPVTTAGVRHSMGGQAFRKGGIVLDMRTFNRITLNDTARTVTVQPGATWHDIQIALHPRFAVRAMQSTDIFSVGGSISVNAHGMDHQAGALARSIKLMKVMLADGSIRNVSATENPELFNLVVGGYGLFGVIVEAELDIADNAVYQTGRRVLDYKAFPALFSGEIEKDTNIGLMYGHLSTAPSTFLQEMLLYTYTKADGTDFQRQPLGEVSSTKLRRLTINLSKQGPFFQELKWLSEKHIEHRMENCTVTRAQAIASGEACLVSRNDPMHDSVPYLRNALQEETDILHEYFIPRKNFVAFVDGMRKIMLVNKTNLLNASVRVVHKEDNFLTYSPEPAFSLVLYINQPTDDEGNARMKKVTEELIDLTTANQGRFFLPYQLYYSRDQLKKSYPQIDDFFAAKRKYDPAGLFTNTMYQKYAS from the coding sequence ATGAAAAACTTTGGAAAGTTCAAAGCGGGCGTTTCGGCCGTCGCGGTGCTGGTCGCGCTGTTTGGCGTCTACGGCTTCCGCAAATTGCAGGCGCTGGCGGCCGATCCGACCGGGCCAAAGGATTGCCGGCCCGCCGCCGACCTTGGCGAGCAGGGCAAGATCGATCTGGACAAGGTGAGGGCGATTGCGCCGCTCCAAGGGGTAAAGTGGTCGCAGCTTGGCGGCAGCATCAATGATGCGAGCTGCCTCAATCGCACCGAAATCTATGGCGTCGTCGAGATCCGCAGCGTCGACGACATCGCGAAGACGCTGGCGTTCGCGCGCGACAACAAGCTGCCGGTGACGACGGCCGGCGTGCGCCACTCCATGGGCGGCCAGGCTTTTCGCAAGGGCGGTATTGTGCTGGACATGCGGACCTTCAACCGCATCACCTTGAACGACACTGCGCGCACCGTGACGGTACAGCCGGGCGCGACATGGCACGACATCCAGATCGCGCTGCATCCGCGCTTCGCCGTCCGCGCCATGCAGTCGACCGATATCTTCAGCGTCGGCGGCTCGATCTCGGTCAATGCTCACGGCATGGACCATCAGGCCGGCGCGCTGGCGCGCTCGATCAAATTGATGAAGGTGATGCTGGCGGATGGTTCGATCCGTAACGTGTCAGCAACCGAGAACCCGGAATTGTTCAACCTCGTGGTCGGCGGCTACGGCCTGTTCGGCGTCATCGTCGAGGCCGAGCTCGATATCGCCGACAACGCGGTCTACCAGACCGGGCGGCGTGTGCTCGATTACAAGGCGTTCCCGGCGCTGTTCTCCGGTGAGATCGAGAAGGACACCAATATCGGCCTGATGTACGGCCATCTCTCGACCGCGCCGTCGACCTTCCTCCAGGAGATGCTGCTCTACACCTACACCAAGGCGGACGGCACCGACTTCCAGCGCCAGCCATTAGGCGAAGTCAGCAGCACGAAGCTGCGGCGGCTCACCATCAACCTGTCGAAGCAGGGGCCGTTCTTCCAGGAGCTGAAATGGCTCTCCGAAAAGCACATCGAACACCGCATGGAAAACTGCACGGTGACGCGGGCGCAGGCGATTGCCTCGGGCGAAGCCTGTCTCGTCAGCCGTAACGATCCCATGCACGATTCCGTGCCTTACTTGCGCAACGCGTTGCAGGAGGAGACGGATATCCTGCACGAGTACTTCATCCCGCGCAAAAACTTCGTCGCCTTCGTCGACGGCATGCGCAAGATCATGCTCGTCAACAAGACCAACCTGCTCAACGCCTCGGTCCGCGTCGTCCACAAGGAAGACAATTTCCTGACCTATTCGCCGGAGCCGGCGTTCTCGCTGGTGCTCTACATCAACCAGCCCACGGACGACGAGGGCAACGCACGCATGAAGAAGGTGACGGAAGAGCTGATCGACCTCACGACAGCCAATCAGGGCCGTTTCTTCCTGCCGTACCAGCTCTATTACTCGCGCGACCAGCTCAAGAAATCCTATCCGCAAATCGACGACTTCTTCGCCGCCAAGCGGAAGTACGATCCGGCCGGGCTGTTCACGAATACGATGTATCAGAAGTATGCGTCGTGA
- a CDS encoding amidohydrolase family protein, whose product MLSRRSVLLASLAAGVAMNSKDAQAAAAQPATPVNFDVPANACDCHTHIHGDVEKFPFFAGRVYTPEPASPDEQAALHKALRMERVVVVTPSVYGTDNSSSLFGMKARGANARGVAVIDDKTSESTLDTMHQDGFRGVRLNLATGGVNDPNVGRPRFSAAVERMKARGWHVQLYTTLAMISAIKDLVETAPVPVVFDHFGGAQATLGLEQPGFSDLVALVKSGKAYVKISGAYRSSKLAPDYQDMAPFAQALIAANPERIVWGTDWPHPDSSQVPGRKATDIAPLFQIDDGRLLNQLPVWAPDAAIRQKILVDNPARLYGF is encoded by the coding sequence ATGCTCAGCCGACGCAGCGTCCTGCTTGCCTCCCTCGCAGCCGGAGTAGCGATGAACAGCAAAGATGCCCAAGCGGCGGCGGCGCAGCCGGCGACGCCGGTCAATTTCGACGTCCCCGCCAACGCCTGCGATTGCCACACCCATATCCACGGCGATGTCGAGAAATTCCCATTCTTTGCCGGCCGCGTCTACACACCCGAGCCGGCAAGCCCGGACGAGCAGGCCGCACTGCACAAGGCGCTACGCATGGAGCGCGTGGTGGTGGTGACGCCGAGCGTCTACGGCACCGACAATTCCTCCAGCCTGTTCGGCATGAAGGCCCGCGGCGCCAATGCGCGCGGCGTTGCCGTGATCGACGACAAGACGTCGGAGAGCACGCTCGACACGATGCACCAGGACGGTTTCCGCGGCGTCCGCCTCAATCTCGCGACCGGCGGCGTCAACGATCCCAATGTCGGCCGTCCCCGCTTCAGCGCCGCGGTCGAGCGCATGAAGGCGCGCGGCTGGCATGTGCAGCTCTACACCACGCTTGCGATGATCTCGGCGATCAAGGATCTCGTCGAGACGGCGCCGGTGCCTGTCGTGTTCGACCACTTTGGCGGCGCGCAGGCGACGCTCGGCCTGGAGCAACCGGGCTTCTCCGATCTCGTCGCACTGGTGAAATCCGGCAAGGCCTATGTCAAGATCTCCGGCGCCTACCGCTCGTCGAAGCTTGCGCCCGATTATCAGGACATGGCGCCGTTCGCGCAGGCTCTGATCGCGGCCAATCCCGAGCGCATCGTCTGGGGTACCGACTGGCCGCATCCGGATTCGAGCCAGGTGCCGGGACGGAAGGCCACCGACATCGCGCCGCTGTTCCAGATCGATGACGGCCGCCTGCTCAACCAGCTTCCGGTGTGGGCACCCGACGCCGCGATCCGCCAGAAGATTTTGGTCGACAATCCCGCCCGGCTCTACGGTTTCTGA
- a CDS encoding efflux RND transporter permease subunit: protein MDRLVALAVNRRYLMVGMFVAVLIGGLIAFNQLNIEAYPDPTPPMVDVVTQSPGLSAEEIERYITIPIETQVAGLKNLTTIRTISLYGLSDIKLQFSFAYTYDEALQQVLNRLAQLAPLPGNVQPQISPLSPIGEIFRYRLVGPPNYSVLDLKTIQDWILQRRFRAVPGVIDVTGWGGKTKTYELQVDFNKLIANGLTLPQMLQAVSNSNVNVGGNTVNIGSQSAVVRGVGLIRSIDDLANTMVAQTGGNPVLVKDVATVTVGEKPRLGIAGLDDDDDIVQGIVLMRRGEQSTPTIKRVEQLVHTINNSSILPPGVRIERIYDRKDLIDLTTHTVLHNMVVGIILIVLLQWLFLGNMRSALIVGATIPFALFFAVIILVLRGESANLLSVGAIDFGLIVDATVIMVEAIFRRLTQTTPLHEYEHISPETIMGMKSHAILSAAADVSRSIFFAAAIIIAAFLPLFTLSGVEGNIFGPMARTYAYALAGGLLATFTVTPALSAIILPAHVEETETRIMMFLHRIYMPVLNWAVTNRNIVLGGAIGLVLMTIAIGRLLGLEFLPKLEEGNLWIRATLPPTISLQEGNTYVNEMRKVIAARPEVESVVSQHGRPDDGTDAAGFFNAEFFAPLKPASTWPNTRSKEELTAQLLKALDDRFPGVEFNFSQYLQDNVSEAVSGVKGENSIKLFGGDLQALTDTAAKIKSVLSTVQGVTDLAVFTSLGQPTIQIDINRAKAARYGLAPGDINATIKVAIGGDSAGDLYEPGSDRHFPIIVRLAPEYRKSAEAIQNLRIGAPGPNGTITQIPLSEVASISLVSGAAYIYREQQERYLPIKFSVRERDLGSAIREAQAKIAEQVQLPPGSHMEWVGEFGNLQDAIRRLSIVVPISLALIGILLWLNFGSMTDTLLAMSVIPMAIFGGVLGLVITGTAFSVSAAIGFIALFGIAVMDGIIIISQFNQLIEEGMDRMTAVVRTGELQLRPVLMTCVVAGVGLLPAALSEGIGSQVQKPLAVVVVTGMMLAPVVILVTLPVLISFFSRRAR, encoded by the coding sequence ATGGACCGCCTCGTCGCCCTTGCCGTCAATCGCCGTTACCTCATGGTCGGCATGTTCGTCGCCGTGCTGATCGGTGGCCTGATCGCGTTCAACCAGCTCAACATCGAGGCCTATCCCGATCCGACGCCGCCGATGGTGGACGTGGTGACGCAAAGCCCGGGCCTCTCGGCCGAAGAGATCGAACGCTACATCACCATTCCGATCGAGACCCAGGTCGCGGGGCTGAAGAACCTCACGACCATCCGCACCATCTCGCTCTACGGCCTCTCCGACATCAAGCTGCAGTTCTCCTTCGCCTACACCTATGATGAGGCGCTGCAGCAGGTGTTGAACCGCCTGGCGCAGCTCGCGCCCTTGCCCGGCAACGTGCAGCCGCAGATCTCACCGCTGAGCCCCATCGGCGAAATCTTCCGCTACCGGCTCGTTGGTCCGCCGAACTACAGCGTGCTCGATCTCAAGACGATCCAGGACTGGATCCTGCAGCGCCGATTCCGCGCCGTGCCCGGCGTGATCGACGTCACCGGCTGGGGCGGCAAGACCAAGACCTATGAGCTCCAGGTCGATTTCAACAAGCTGATCGCCAACGGGCTGACGCTGCCGCAGATGCTGCAGGCCGTGAGCAATTCAAACGTCAATGTCGGCGGCAACACCGTCAATATCGGCTCGCAATCGGCCGTGGTGCGCGGCGTCGGCCTGATCCGCTCGATCGACGATCTCGCCAACACCATGGTCGCGCAAACCGGTGGCAACCCGGTGCTGGTGAAGGACGTCGCGACCGTGACCGTCGGCGAGAAGCCGCGGCTCGGCATCGCCGGCCTCGACGACGACGACGACATCGTGCAGGGCATCGTGCTGATGCGGCGCGGCGAGCAGAGCACGCCGACCATCAAACGCGTCGAGCAACTCGTCCACACCATCAACAACTCGTCCATCCTGCCGCCGGGCGTGCGCATCGAGCGCATCTACGACCGCAAGGACCTGATCGACCTGACCACCCACACCGTGCTGCACAATATGGTGGTCGGCATTATCCTGATCGTGCTGCTGCAGTGGTTGTTCCTGGGGAACATGCGCAGCGCGTTGATCGTCGGCGCCACGATTCCGTTCGCGCTGTTCTTCGCTGTCATCATCCTGGTGCTGCGCGGGGAATCGGCGAACCTGCTGTCGGTCGGCGCCATCGACTTCGGCCTGATCGTGGACGCCACCGTCATCATGGTGGAGGCGATCTTCCGCCGCCTGACGCAGACGACGCCGCTCCACGAATACGAGCACATCTCCCCCGAAACCATCATGGGCATGAAGAGCCATGCCATCCTGAGCGCGGCCGCCGACGTGTCGCGCTCGATCTTCTTTGCCGCCGCCATCATCATCGCGGCGTTCCTGCCGCTGTTCACGCTCTCGGGCGTGGAGGGCAACATCTTTGGCCCGATGGCGCGCACCTACGCCTATGCGCTCGCGGGCGGATTGCTGGCGACCTTCACGGTGACGCCGGCGCTATCCGCGATCATCCTGCCCGCGCATGTCGAGGAGACCGAGACCCGGATCATGATGTTCCTGCACCGGATCTACATGCCGGTGCTGAATTGGGCGGTCACCAACCGCAACATCGTTCTCGGTGGTGCGATCGGTCTCGTGCTGATGACGATCGCGATCGGCCGGCTGCTCGGCCTCGAATTCCTGCCCAAGCTGGAAGAAGGCAATCTCTGGATCCGCGCCACGCTGCCGCCGACGATCTCGCTGCAGGAGGGCAACACCTACGTCAACGAGATGCGCAAGGTGATCGCCGCGCGGCCCGAGGTCGAGTCCGTGGTGTCGCAGCACGGCCGTCCCGACGACGGCACCGATGCTGCCGGTTTCTTCAATGCCGAGTTCTTCGCGCCGCTGAAGCCCGCGAGCACCTGGCCGAATACCCGCAGCAAGGAAGAGCTGACCGCGCAACTGTTGAAGGCGCTCGACGACCGCTTCCCCGGCGTCGAGTTCAACTTCTCGCAATATCTCCAGGACAACGTCTCGGAAGCCGTCTCGGGCGTGAAGGGCGAGAACTCGATAAAACTGTTCGGCGGCGATCTCCAGGCGCTCACCGACACCGCCGCCAAGATCAAGTCGGTGCTGTCGACCGTGCAGGGCGTCACCGATCTTGCGGTGTTCACCTCGCTCGGCCAGCCGACCATCCAGATCGACATCAACCGCGCCAAGGCTGCGCGCTACGGGCTTGCACCCGGCGATATCAACGCCACCATCAAGGTCGCAATCGGCGGCGACAGCGCGGGCGACCTTTACGAGCCCGGAAGCGACCGCCACTTCCCGATCATCGTTCGTCTCGCGCCGGAATACCGCAAGAGCGCCGAAGCGATTCAGAACCTGCGCATCGGCGCGCCCGGTCCGAACGGCACCATCACGCAGATCCCCCTCAGCGAGGTCGCGTCCATCAGCCTGGTCTCAGGCGCGGCCTATATCTATCGCGAGCAGCAGGAGCGCTATCTGCCGATCAAGTTCTCGGTGCGCGAGCGCGACCTCGGCAGCGCGATCCGCGAGGCGCAGGCCAAGATCGCCGAGCAGGTGCAGTTGCCACCCGGCTCGCACATGGAGTGGGTCGGCGAATTCGGCAATCTCCAGGACGCGATCCGCCGTCTGTCGATCGTGGTGCCGATCTCGCTGGCGCTGATCGGAATCCTGCTCTGGCTCAATTTCGGCTCGATGACCGATACGCTGCTCGCCATGAGCGTGATTCCGATGGCGATCTTCGGCGGCGTGCTCGGGCTCGTCATCACAGGCACTGCCTTCAGCGTCTCCGCGGCGATCGGCTTCATCGCGCTGTTTGGCATCGCCGTGATGGACGGCATCATCATCATCTCGCAGTTCAACCAGCTGATCGAGGAGGGGATGGACCGCATGACCGCGGTGGTGCGGACCGGGGAATTGCAGCTCCGGCCCGTGCTGATGACCTGCGTGGTCGCCGGCGTCGGCCTTCTGCCGGCTGCGCTCTCGGAAGGCATCGGGTCCCAGGTGCAGAAGCCGCTCGCGGTCGTGGTCGTCACCGGCATGATGCTGGCGCCGGTCGTGATCCTCGTGACCCTGCCGGTCCTGATCTCCTTCTTCTCGCGCCGCGCCCGCTGA
- a CDS encoding efflux RND transporter periplasmic adaptor subunit: MVAENTKQLQVFTKQRMIASVVLLALAGGAAYGFLFAGGAKEKNHSEISSQSRKNAQNFTPTASEWATLTIEPVKKKAFRAEYVTEGKVAVDEDRSTPVFSPYAGRVTKLLAKPGESLRQAQPLFTIEAADTVQAQNDFIAAMTAQNKAKSAMELADIQFKRAKDLYEGRAIPLKDYQQAETTQVQAQNDMRSSMTALEASRNKLRILGFTDEAIKAFGDKGAINPEITIYSPIAGTVVQRKIGPGQYVNSGASDPVFVIGDLSTVWLTAFVRESDAASVCIGQDITVNVMALPGHPLTAKINYVAAAIDPNTRRLLVRATIDNKEGLLKPEMFANVTIYSAGDRAAPAVPKQALIYEGDQVRIWVAREDKSVELRHIKIGLVNGDLVEVTSNLKPGEQIVTKGSLFIDRAASGS, encoded by the coding sequence ATGGTAGCTGAAAATACCAAGCAATTGCAGGTATTTACCAAGCAGCGGATGATCGCATCCGTAGTTCTACTGGCGCTTGCCGGTGGCGCTGCCTATGGCTTCCTCTTTGCCGGCGGAGCCAAGGAGAAGAACCACTCCGAGATCTCCAGCCAGTCGCGCAAGAACGCGCAGAACTTCACGCCGACCGCCTCCGAATGGGCGACGCTGACCATCGAGCCCGTGAAGAAGAAGGCCTTCCGGGCCGAGTATGTCACCGAAGGCAAGGTGGCTGTCGACGAGGATCGCTCGACCCCGGTGTTCTCGCCCTATGCCGGCCGGGTGACCAAGCTGCTCGCCAAGCCCGGCGAGAGCCTCCGCCAAGCCCAACCGCTGTTCACGATCGAGGCCGCCGACACGGTGCAGGCCCAGAACGATTTCATCGCGGCGATGACCGCGCAGAACAAGGCGAAGTCGGCGATGGAGCTCGCCGACATCCAGTTCAAGCGCGCCAAGGACCTCTACGAAGGCCGCGCCATTCCGCTGAAGGACTATCAGCAGGCCGAGACCACCCAGGTCCAGGCCCAGAACGACATGCGCTCGTCGATGACGGCGCTGGAAGCTTCGCGCAACAAGCTGCGCATCCTCGGCTTCACCGACGAGGCGATCAAGGCTTTCGGCGACAAGGGCGCCATCAATCCCGAGATCACGATCTATTCGCCGATCGCGGGCACGGTCGTGCAGCGCAAGATCGGCCCCGGCCAGTACGTCAATTCCGGCGCCAGCGATCCGGTCTTCGTGATCGGCGACCTCTCCACCGTTTGGCTGACGGCCTTCGTGCGCGAGAGCGATGCCGCCTCGGTCTGCATCGGCCAGGACATCACCGTCAACGTCATGGCGCTGCCCGGCCATCCGCTTACCGCCAAGATCAACTACGTCGCCGCTGCGATCGATCCCAACACCCGCCGCCTTCTGGTGCGCGCCACCATCGACAACAAGGAAGGCCTGCTCAAGCCGGAAATGTTCGCCAATGTGACGATCTATTCCGCCGGCGACCGCGCAGCGCCCGCCGTGCCGAAGCAGGCCTTGATCTACGAAGGCGACCAGGTCCGCATCTGGGTCGCGCGCGAGGACAAGTCGGTCGAGCTGCGCCACATCAAGATCGGCCTCGTCAACGGCGACCTCGTCGAAGTCACAAGCAATCTGAAACCGGGCGAACAGATTGTAACCAAGGGCAGCCTGTTCATCGACCGCGCGGCCTCCGGCAGCTAA
- a CDS encoding CoA transferase, with translation MQSAAAILKAIWTAAGGEPAALERVALTGEEPQLPSSFRVAVAAQVSVAAAGLAAAEIWKLRSGQVQDIAVNMRHAVAECRSERYLRVDDKPPPPAWDAIAGVYKTGDNRFVRCHTNFPHHRDAVCNVLNCKPEREQVQAALMQWKGEDFETAAYAAGGVVALMRSHDEWSELPQAQALAKLPLISIKKIGDAPPKPWPRGDRPLSGVRVLDLSRVIAGPVAGRTLAVHGADVLLVSGPNLPAIPWLTIDTGRGKLTTFIELKREEGRKQLRDLLADADIFSQGYRPRSLAALGFAPEDAAKLNPGIVYVTLSAYGHAGPWAERRGFDSLVQTATGFNHAEGEAAGIDGPKELPAQMLDHATGYLMAFGAMIAKARQAREGGSWHVRVSLAQTGRWLWSLGRLADGLKAEELTSEAVHLSFIEPMPSGFGALRAVTHSAVLSKTPARWAHPAMPLGSHPPQWPAR, from the coding sequence ATGCAAAGCGCCGCCGCGATCCTGAAGGCGATCTGGACGGCCGCGGGCGGCGAGCCGGCCGCGCTCGAGCGCGTGGCGCTCACCGGCGAGGAGCCGCAACTGCCGTCGTCGTTTCGCGTCGCCGTGGCCGCCCAGGTCAGTGTCGCGGCTGCGGGACTGGCCGCCGCCGAAATCTGGAAGCTGCGCAGCGGGCAGGTGCAGGATATCGCCGTCAACATGCGTCACGCCGTGGCCGAGTGCCGCTCGGAACGTTACCTACGCGTCGACGACAAGCCGCCGCCACCGGCGTGGGATGCGATCGCCGGCGTCTACAAGACCGGCGACAACCGCTTCGTGCGCTGTCACACCAACTTTCCCCATCATCGTGACGCCGTCTGCAACGTGCTCAACTGCAAGCCGGAGCGCGAGCAGGTGCAGGCTGCGCTGATGCAGTGGAAGGGCGAGGATTTCGAGACCGCGGCCTATGCGGCCGGCGGCGTCGTTGCGTTGATGCGCTCGCATGACGAATGGTCGGAATTGCCGCAAGCGCAGGCGCTCGCAAAGCTGCCGCTGATCTCGATCAAAAAGATCGGCGACGCCCCGCCAAAACCGTGGCCTAGAGGTGATCGTCCGCTCTCCGGCGTCCGCGTGCTCGATCTCTCCCGTGTGATCGCCGGCCCCGTCGCCGGACGCACGCTCGCGGTCCACGGCGCGGATGTGCTGCTCGTCTCGGGCCCAAATCTTCCCGCCATTCCCTGGCTCACCATCGACACCGGGCGCGGCAAGCTCACGACCTTCATCGAGCTCAAGCGCGAGGAGGGGCGCAAGCAATTGCGCGACCTGCTCGCCGACGCCGACATCTTCTCACAGGGCTATCGTCCGCGCTCACTTGCCGCCCTCGGCTTCGCGCCGGAGGACGCGGCGAAGCTCAATCCCGGCATCGTCTACGTCACGCTCTCGGCGTATGGCCATGCCGGCCCGTGGGCGGAGCGGCGCGGCTTCGACTCGCTGGTGCAGACCGCGACCGGTTTCAATCACGCCGAGGGAGAGGCCGCCGGCATCGACGGTCCCAAGGAGTTGCCTGCGCAGATGCTCGACCACGCTACCGGCTATCTGATGGCGTTCGGCGCCATGATCGCGAAGGCGCGCCAGGCTCGCGAAGGCGGCAGCTGGCATGTGCGTGTATCACTTGCGCAGACAGGCCGGTGGTTGTGGAGTCTCGGCCGTCTCGCTGACGGGTTGAAGGCTGAAGAGCTGACCAGCGAGGCTGTACATCTCTCGTTCATCGAGCCCATGCCATCAGGCTTCGGGGCGTTGAGGGCGGTTACGCATTCAGCTGTTCTGTCGAAGACGCCGGCGCGATGGGCGCATCCGGCGATGCCGCTCGGCAGTCACCCGCCGCAATGGCCTGCGCGTTAA
- a CDS encoding SDR family NAD(P)-dependent oxidoreductase, with product MDLGLKGRNAVILGGTRGIGRAIAATLAGEGANVAVCARNADQVAATVAELKASGISATGASVDITDGAALKSWIDGVAKELGSVDMLFSNAGAMAQGGDPASWEQNFRLDVLGAVHAFEAARPFLEASGEKTGDAAFVIISSISAAQADAASSYGPIKAALIHMAKGLARQYAAKKIRVNVVSPGTVYFKGGVWNMVEQNMPKRYEDAMRRNPLGRMATPQEIANAAVFLASPVSSFTTGSNLVVDGAISNRVNF from the coding sequence ATGGATCTCGGTCTCAAGGGACGAAACGCAGTCATCCTGGGCGGCACGCGTGGCATCGGGCGGGCTATTGCGGCGACGCTGGCGGGCGAAGGCGCCAATGTCGCGGTCTGCGCGCGCAATGCGGATCAGGTGGCGGCCACGGTGGCCGAGTTGAAGGCGAGTGGTATCAGCGCAACGGGCGCCTCGGTCGACATCACCGACGGCGCCGCGCTAAAATCCTGGATCGACGGCGTCGCCAAGGAATTGGGCAGCGTCGACATGCTGTTCTCCAATGCCGGCGCGATGGCGCAAGGCGGCGATCCCGCATCGTGGGAGCAGAACTTTCGGCTCGACGTGCTCGGCGCCGTGCATGCGTTCGAGGCTGCGCGCCCCTTCCTTGAAGCCAGCGGCGAAAAGACCGGCGATGCCGCCTTCGTCATCATCTCGTCGATATCAGCCGCGCAAGCCGACGCGGCCAGCTCCTACGGTCCGATCAAGGCAGCGCTGATCCACATGGCCAAGGGACTGGCGCGGCAATATGCGGCCAAGAAGATCCGCGTCAACGTGGTGTCGCCGGGCACGGTCTATTTCAAGGGTGGCGTCTGGAACATGGTCGAGCAGAACATGCCCAAGCGCTACGAGGATGCAATGCGCCGCAATCCATTGGGCCGGATGGCGACGCCGCAAGAGATCGCGAACGCGGCGGTGTTTCTGGCGAGCCCGGTGTCGTCGTTCACGACGGGGTCGAATCTCGTCGTGGATGGCGCGATCTCGAACCGGGTGAATTTTTAG